The Nitrosarchaeum sp. genomic sequence GCACGTCTTCTTAGAGTTCCACAAATTGAACATGAAGATGTTTTTTCGCTTTCTCTCAAGTCTAGTGCTTCTTCTAATGTTAAATCAAACAATTCTTTATAAGAAAAAACTTTGTGTTCTACATTTAATTTAGCACAATACTCTTGGACAATCTCTAATGCCTCGTTTCTATAACCTGGAATTCCCTCATCAATTGTTATTACCTTGATTCTAAAGTTATGTGTTTTAGTCATTTGGTTAATGATGTCAAGTAAAGCAAGCGAATCTTTGCCCCCAGATACTGCAACAGCTACTAGTTCATTATTTTGAATCATATTGTGTTTTGAAATAGTTTTTGCAGTCTTTCTTACGATAGAACTTGAAAAACATTTGGAGCATAATTTTTCTCCAGAGTATTTACGAGTGTATGCTGCTTGATTTTCACATCTGTCGCATTTCATTAAATCAACTGATTATTTTTCATTAATGATTCTTTAGGTATTTTTTAGATAGTAAACCAGCCTGATTTCATGTATGATAATGCAATATTCAAACCAAACAATGCAAACGTAAATGCGTAAATTCCCCACATTGTAATGTTTACTGCCTTATCAGAAATTTTCTTATCTATGATTGTATGAATGAATTTTCCCCCATCTAAAATTGGTAATGGCAACATGTTGATGATTCCAATAAAAAATGATATCATCCATAACCATAGCAAAAACATTGAAACATTTGGATCGTTCCATTCAATAAAATTCAAAACTGGTTTGTATGCAAATGAATTATCCCTCATTATTCCTATCAATCCTCTTTGAGGATCTTCAGGTGATGGAATTATTTCAACAGGAAATTGCAAAATCTGTCCATTTCTAAGTACTGAAACATTTGCAATTTCACCAGGAATTAATTCTGTCTTTTGAAAATCCAACGGACTCAACATTTGGATTCCATTAATTGAAGTAATGATGTCATTTGCAAGCAGTCCTGCTTTTTCTGCTCCAGAGTTTTCTATAATTGAAAGTATCAATACCCCATCTGGTAAATCATAAAATGTACTTAGTAATGGTTCAGGTAAAACCATTGCAAAGAAAGGATTTGTTAAAAGTATCAATCCTAACGCAAATGCAAAAATTACATTTGAAGTAGCTCCTGCACCAATAACTCTTAATTTTGAAATCTTTTTTGCTTTGTTAAATTCTTCCTCGTCTGGTTCTACAAATCCTGCAAACATTGCAATAAATATTGCAAACCCTCCAGTTTTTATCTTAATTTTTTCTAGTGTTGCAACAATACCGTGAGCACCTTCATGAATAACTAAAACAATTGGAATTGATAGTAGAAAATATAGAATTGATGATGAAGATGTCAAAGTTACACCAGGAATTAAGACGGTTAACTGTGAAAATTCCGTTGGTGCTACAAAGTAGTTAGAAATATTTGATAGTAAAAACCAAAATGCAAATCCCATCATAAGAAAACCTGCAACTACACTAACATTAGCAAAAATTTTGATTCCGCGTCTGGTTCGTCCCAACATTCTTGTTAATGCTGATTGCACTTGCTGATTTTTGTAAACTAGACTGTAAATTTTTAGCTCAAAGCCATGTTTTTCTAATTTTAATCCCTTGGCAACCACCAAAATTATTACCCACGCTATTAACACGTAGATTATCGAGTTTTGAGTAATGAAATCAAGGTCCAAACTAATTGTTAATTTTTTAAACTCCTGTCATTTATAGGTATTATGAAGCCAACCATGATTATCTCTACATATCCTAACAAAATTTCAATTACAAAAATTGCAAATCAATTAATTGAAAATAAAATCATTGCTTGTGTTAACATTACTAAAATTTCATCCATTTACTCTTGGAATGATAAAATTGAAAATACTACTGAATATCTTGCAATCTTTAAAACAACACAAAAAAACAAAAAAACTCTCAAAGAAAAAATCAAAGAGACTCATCCATATCAAGTTCCTGAAATTGCTGAAATTGCTGTCTCATCAATAAATTCGTCTTATCTCAAGTGGTTAGCCGACTCTACCTCTTAGACTTCTATGGCATAACGCAGCAAAGAAACTATTCCTCCCAATCCAGTAACTCTGAGACCTATGTCTGTGGAAGAGTCTACACTGTAAGTTTTCACACCTTTACTTTCAGCATCGTTAAGAAGTGCGATTACTTTTTTTTCATCATTTGTTTGAATCACTTTATCTGAAAAAACTAGTAATTCAACAGCACCAAATTGGTTTGCCTTGAGGGTTTCCTCAAAACCCATGGTAAATTTCCTACTTTTTTTGTTTGCCCTTAGCATTATCTCATCAATTATTGAAGATACTTTGGCCAATTTGCTCTCTGACATTATTTCTTTCATAGTTTGGGATTTCGTAAATGTATAGATTCCATCTTCCCCTCCTGAATCAATTCCTTCTGCAATCTGAATTTTATATTTTTGAGCATTTTGGGATTTCAATACAAAATTAGAAAATCTTTTCTTTGTTTCTCCTGGACCAAATATTACAATAGTATCCGTTTCTTTAGCTATAGAAAACAACGCTTGTTGAATCTGCTCAAAAAATTTTTCTATATTGAAATTTGTTTTGTATCTCTTTCCTCCAGAACCAGAATAGATGTTTGGAATAAACTCCAAATGTGTTCCTTTTAATCTTGCAATCCCACAGTCCCCACTATCAATTGCAACTAGTACAAAACCTACTTGCTTGTTATTTGATTCAATTAATTTTTTTTCAACTGGTGACCACTTTTTCTTTGTGATTGTAATGCCGTCATTTACTTTAAGAATAAATGAATGGTGTGATCCGTGAGGCACTGATTCGTTACTTGATTCTAATATAGTACCGCCAATTCTTAATCTATCCAAAACATCATCAAGGGATATTTTTTCTACATTTAATGCAATTCTTACTCTGATTCTTTCACCCTTGTCTGGTCTTGCATAATCTTTTTCTAATTTAATTACTCTAGTTGTATCTCCAACTATCCTATCACCTTCATTGATTACACGACGTAAATTTAAAAGATCATCAGAATCTTCTGGCATGACAGAAATTGAATTATCGTCAATTGTTTTTGTAATCATGATCTTATTCTAACTAACAGAAACAAAAGAGTTTAGCTTGTGACTTCGCTAGTTTTTGTCTCTTCGGTTTTTTTCTTTAGGTAATTTTCAACCCAATCTAATGTGAGTACTCCTGATTCAGCTAGGTTTGTTAAAGAATTTGCAGAGGCCTCGCCTACTACCTTTCCATTGTTTTTTCTTATTTGACGCCATTTTAGTGCTGTATTTCCACTCTTTGAGTTATAGATAATCCCAAGAATGTCTCTTGCATTAACAAATGTAATGTCTCTTACTTTTTTTAGAGTAACTTTGTCTGCGGCTTCAACATAAATTGACCCCAAACTGTCTTCTCTTTCAGCAAATACTTCTGAATCCTCCAAATAACTTCGTGGAGCATAAGAGCGGCATGTACTGCCAATTACAAATCTTCTAAAACTTTCCAATGATGCCGGAGTGTCAATTGTAACCATTTTGAATAAATCCACAGTTCGTCATTTATCAATCTTGTTGAAAGACTCAATAGGCATCTGCCTGAATTATGCCTTGCTGGCAGTGATGACCCTATCCCTTTGATTGATGATGAGGATCTTGAGTTCTGAGCCTGCTCTTAGAATTTTTATGACAGACATGCTAATTTCATATCATGAAATCCTTAACTGAATATCTAATCTATAATGTAAAGGGACGTAGGGGTTTTGTCAATATTACTTCTGATGTGAGAAAACTGGTTTTTAAAAGTAAAGTGCAAGAGGGATTATGTCTTGTAAATGCAATGCATATCACTGCAAGTGTTTTCATAAATGACAATGAAAGTGGTTTGCATCATGATTATGAAAAATGGTTAGAGTCACTTGCACCACATGAACCAATTGATCAATACGATCACAACAAGACAGGTGAAGACAATGCAGATGCTCATTTAAAACGGCAAATAATGGGAAGGGAAGTAGTTGTTGCTATTACAAATGGCAAATTAGATTTTGGTCCATGGGAACAAATTTTCTATGGTGAATTTGATGGACAAAGACCAAAAAGAGTGCTAGTTAAAATTATTGGTGAATAATTTATCCAAAATCTACATCGCGCTTCTGACTTTGTGACTCGTTCTTTCTTGCAGAAGCTCTGAATTCTTCATCATGATTCTGAGGTCCATGACCGCATTTCACACATGCTACTTTGAACCCATCATCATTTTTTTGCCAGGTCTCACAGCCACAAAAACATGCCATGTATCATATTATTTTTAATACGATATATCCTTTGGGATCATTCGGAGATTTATTTCTAAGATGTTTTACAGCACTCGCCCATTGGAATCTCGTGATCATGAGGACATTTTCTTGGATGCTTTAACATGGTACATAGTGCATCTGTAAATTGTTTGTTCATATGATGTTCAATTCCACATACCATCTCTTCATCAATTGCAACTTTTAATGCACTGTCCATCAAAACTTCCAACAGTCTACTGTTTCTCATCATGCTGGAACCGATTCTT encodes the following:
- a CDS encoding site-2 protease family protein, coding for MLIAWVIILVVAKGLKLEKHGFELKIYSLVYKNQQVQSALTRMLGRTRRGIKIFANVSVVAGFLMMGFAFWFLLSNISNYFVAPTEFSQLTVLIPGVTLTSSSSILYFLLSIPIVLVIHEGAHGIVATLEKIKIKTGGFAIFIAMFAGFVEPDEEEFNKAKKISKLRVIGAGATSNVIFAFALGLILLTNPFFAMVLPEPLLSTFYDLPDGVLILSIIENSGAEKAGLLANDIITSINGIQMLSPLDFQKTELIPGEIANVSVLRNGQILQFPVEIIPSPEDPQRGLIGIMRDNSFAYKPVLNFIEWNDPNVSMFLLWLWMISFFIGIINMLPLPILDGGKFIHTIIDKKISDKAVNITMWGIYAFTFALFGLNIALSYMKSGWFTI
- the cutA gene encoding divalent-cation tolerance protein CutA; this encodes MKPTMIISTYPNKISITKIANQLIENKIIACVNITKISSIYSWNDKIENTTEYLAIFKTTQKNKKTLKEKIKETHPYQVPEIAEIAVSSINSSYLKWLADSTS
- a CDS encoding mRNA surveillance protein pelota encodes the protein MITKTIDDNSISVMPEDSDDLLNLRRVINEGDRIVGDTTRVIKLEKDYARPDKGERIRVRIALNVEKISLDDVLDRLRIGGTILESSNESVPHGSHHSFILKVNDGITITKKKWSPVEKKLIESNNKQVGFVLVAIDSGDCGIARLKGTHLEFIPNIYSGSGGKRYKTNFNIEKFFEQIQQALFSIAKETDTIVIFGPGETKKRFSNFVLKSQNAQKYKIQIAEGIDSGGEDGIYTFTKSQTMKEIMSESKLAKVSSIIDEIMLRANKKSRKFTMGFEETLKANQFGAVELLVFSDKVIQTNDEKKVIALLNDAESKGVKTYSVDSSTDIGLRVTGLGGIVSLLRYAIEV
- a CDS encoding secondary thiamine-phosphate synthase enzyme YjbQ yields the protein MKSLTEYLIYNVKGRRGFVNITSDVRKLVFKSKVQEGLCLVNAMHITASVFINDNESGLHHDYEKWLESLAPHEPIDQYDHNKTGEDNADAHLKRQIMGREVVVAITNGKLDFGPWEQIFYGEFDGQRPKRVLVKIIGE